A genome region from Maridesulfovibrio salexigens DSM 2638 includes the following:
- a CDS encoding phage regulatory CII family protein translates to MSYETITKVTQDIVLEGTKPAKEVAQSIGKPYSTLLREINPFDNNAKLGAATLMDILKTTQETKPLEFIAESIGYTLKPRVN, encoded by the coding sequence ATGAGCTATGAAACAATAACAAAAGTGACCCAGGATATTGTTCTTGAAGGGACCAAGCCGGCCAAAGAAGTGGCCCAATCCATCGGCAAGCCCTACTCCACACTGCTGCGGGAAATCAATCCTTTTGACAACAACGCTAAGCTCGGAGCCGCCACCTTGATGGATATCCTTAAAACCACTCAGGAAACCAAACCTCTTGAGTTTATTGCCGAGTCAATCGGTTATACCCTTAAACCCCGTGTAAATTAA
- a CDS encoding substrate-binding periplasmic protein, which translates to MRLMGICVVILSLLIGFFSVRESIAENLRVMLHEGSLPPYYYKDGDPRTGIVKDVFNAFAKETGDTIEFVRCPFNRSQRKFDRGEIDIEPMSNPAWRQTAKVLGVFSKPFAVSDSIILFRAEKFIPDVTPQDLLGKSIGVVRGYHYPVYSAYFADGRINTHVLENENKLLQLLLAGRLDQAFMNKDTALYQIRELGVEDQLLVGKTYDSLDMMIRFQPSKQYVLPRFNKAIDKLLNDGTITKIYDKYR; encoded by the coding sequence ATGAGGTTGATGGGGATTTGTGTTGTCATATTGTCTTTATTGATAGGTTTTTTTTCCGTTAGGGAAAGTATTGCAGAAAATTTGCGCGTTATGTTGCATGAAGGGTCGTTGCCGCCATATTATTATAAGGATGGTGATCCTAGAACCGGTATTGTGAAAGATGTTTTTAATGCTTTTGCAAAGGAAACTGGGGACACCATTGAGTTTGTTCGATGCCCGTTTAATAGGTCACAGCGTAAATTTGATCGAGGCGAAATAGATATTGAACCCATGTCTAATCCTGCATGGCGGCAAACAGCAAAGGTATTGGGGGTTTTCAGTAAGCCTTTTGCTGTATCTGATTCGATTATTCTTTTTAGAGCTGAAAAATTTATACCTGATGTCACACCCCAGGATTTGCTTGGAAAGAGCATAGGAGTTGTACGGGGCTATCATTATCCGGTGTACAGTGCGTACTTTGCGGATGGGAGAATAAACACCCATGTGCTGGAAAATGAGAATAAATTATTGCAATTGCTTCTCGCCGGAAGGTTGGATCAGGCCTTTATGAATAAAGATACAGCTTTGTATCAGATCAGAGAACTTGGTGTTGAAGATCAGCTTTTGGTCGGTAAAACTTATGATTCTCTTGATATGATGATTCGTTTCCAACCCAGTAAGCAGTATGTTCTTCCAAGGTTTAACAAGGCAATCGATAAACTCCTGAATGACGGAACAATTACGAAAATATACGATAAATATCGTTAA
- a CDS encoding phosphatidylglycerophosphatase A family protein translates to MKKVSINLTHVATLGPVGHLPKAPGTWGSAAALITAPFLFLPFQLPVRILILGLIFYFGAKACSEAEKQFGKKDPGCVVIDELLGQWLVFLPFPAVVTWHLIAGFILFRIFDILKPFPIKQSEKWLKDGWGVMIDDAFAGLYAMLVLGLLRYLT, encoded by the coding sequence ATGAAAAAAGTCAGCATAAACCTTACGCATGTGGCTACCCTCGGCCCTGTGGGGCACCTGCCGAAGGCTCCTGGTACATGGGGATCAGCCGCAGCTCTTATTACCGCACCGTTTTTGTTTCTACCTTTCCAGCTTCCCGTAAGAATTCTCATTCTCGGGTTGATTTTTTACTTCGGAGCTAAAGCCTGCTCTGAAGCCGAGAAACAATTTGGAAAGAAAGACCCGGGCTGTGTCGTCATTGATGAACTACTTGGACAATGGCTGGTATTTCTGCCTTTCCCTGCCGTTGTCACATGGCACCTGATTGCAGGTTTCATTCTTTTCAGAATCTTTGACATCCTCAAACCGTTTCCCATCAAACAATCAGAGAAATGGCTCAAGGACGGCTGGGGAGTAATGATCGATGATGCCTTTGCAGGGCTTTACGCCATGCTAGTTCTCGGTCTGCTCCGCTACCTTACCTAG
- a CDS encoding cyclase family protein, whose product MPVIDLSHTIKNGMPVFPGTETPTIEEVFSHEMHGFCEHRLNIFSHIGTHIDAPNHMIPGGETLDKMDVSRFIGPGMCIDCTHKNPKSPQINIDDLIPYEAEISECDFILLNTGWYTNWGMDKYFTHYPALNEEAARWLVDFDLKGVGVDVISIDSAEISGYGVHNILLEQGTIIIENLNNLHQLPEEGFIFSCLPLKFNNADGSPVRAIATY is encoded by the coding sequence ATGCCAGTAATCGATCTTTCCCACACAATTAAAAATGGTATGCCCGTATTTCCCGGCACGGAAACCCCTACCATTGAAGAAGTCTTTTCTCATGAGATGCACGGTTTTTGCGAACACAGGCTAAATATTTTTTCACACATAGGGACTCACATAGATGCTCCCAACCACATGATTCCTGGCGGTGAAACACTGGATAAAATGGATGTCAGCCGCTTTATCGGACCGGGTATGTGCATAGATTGCACTCACAAAAATCCGAAATCACCTCAAATTAATATCGACGATCTCATTCCATATGAGGCTGAGATTAGTGAATGCGACTTTATCCTGCTTAACACAGGCTGGTATACAAACTGGGGCATGGATAAGTATTTTACCCACTATCCGGCTTTAAATGAAGAAGCCGCCCGCTGGCTGGTTGATTTTGACCTGAAAGGTGTGGGAGTGGACGTTATTTCAATCGATTCAGCCGAGATCAGTGGGTATGGGGTGCACAATATCCTTTTGGAGCAGGGTACGATCATCATTGAGAACCTAAACAACCTCCACCAATTGCCGGAAGAAGGCTTTATCTTTTCCTGCCTGCCCCTCAAATTTAATAACGCAGACGGATCACCAGTGAGAGCCATTGCAACTTACTAA